A genomic region of Cannabis sativa cultivar Pink pepper isolate KNU-18-1 chromosome 1, ASM2916894v1, whole genome shotgun sequence contains the following coding sequences:
- the LOC115702237 gene encoding UDP-glycosyltransferase 91C1-like, giving the protein MENNKLNSDVNQLHVAVFPWLAQGHLLPFFQVSMFLVQKGHRVSFITTPKNHSRLPKNLIPSKLSHLITFVDLPLPTVDGLPDGAESTADLPIHKVPFLKKAFDGLQPSMTKFLQDSGHDVTWIISDFVCYWLPPLASRFRIKLVLFAIVNATSFAFYLPPSEMGSDYRRKPEDFTVVPKWWNDMPYDVAFKLHEMENHWKGMDSDVSDFQRLMEVTKGCHIILIRTCPDFEPESLSLLKTLHNKPVLPIGLLPPSEPRDDEDHERWEALKLWLDGKKDKSVVYIALGSEFSLSQELMHELAFGIEKSGLPFVWVINNRPLVEGKFGSDIIPSGFETRVPDRGLVWRGWAPQLKILGHPSVGGFLTHCGWSSVIEGLGFGVALILFPGGIADMGLIGRLLHNKGIGFEIPRDDIKGSFTCDSVAESIRRVMVEEEGEPLRAKSREMRQIFGNMELQNKYFNEFEEFLLRGA; this is encoded by the coding sequence atGGAAAACAATAAACTAAATAGTGATGTTAACCAACTTCACGTAGCAGTATTCCCATGGCTAGCACAAGGCCATTTACTCCCATTTTTCCAAGTCTCCATGTTCTTAGTTCAAAAGGGTCACCGTGTTTCCTTCATCACCACCCCAAAAAACCATAGTAGGCTCCCAAAAAATCTAATTCCCTCAAAGCTATCCCATCTCATAACCTTCGTTGACCTGCCTTTGCCAACCGTGGACGGCTTACCCGATGGAGCTGAATCAACCGCCGACTTACCCATTCACAAAGTCCCATTCCTAAAGAAAGCCTTCGATGGACTCCAACCAAGTATGACTAAGTTTCTACAAGACTCCGGCCACGACGTTACTTGGATCATCTCCGACTTCGTTTGTTACTGGCTACCTCCACTCGCCAGCAGATTCAGGATCAAGTTGGTTTTGTTTGCCATAGTAAACGCCACTTCATTTGCCTTTTATTTACCGCCGTCGGAAATGGGTAGCGATTACCGCAGAAAACCAGAGGATTTCACAGTGGTTCCTAAGTGGTGGAATGATATGCCTTACGACGTCGCTTTTAAGTTGCACGAAATGGAGAATCACTGGAAGGGCATGGACTCAGATGTGTCTGATTTTCAGCGGTTGATGGAGGTGACTAAGGGTTGCCATATCATACTCATCAGGACTTGCCCGGACTTCGAGCCTGAATCACTTAGTCTTCTCAAGACTCTTCACAATAAACCGGTTCTACCAATTGGGCTGTTGCCACCGTCTGAACCACGTGACGATGAAGATCACGAGAGATGGGAAGCTCTGAAACTGTGGCTAGATGGCAAAAAAGACAAGTCAGTAGTTTATATTGCGCTTGGTTCGGAGTTTAGCCTGAGTCAAGAATTGATGCACGAGTTAGCTTTTGGAATAGAGAAATCTGGGTTGCCGTTTGTTTGGGTGATTAACAATCGGCCATTGGTGGAAGGAAAATTTGGTTCGGACATAATTCCATCTGGGTTCGAAACCAGGGTCCCTGATCGAGGTTTGGTATGGCGGGGTTGGGCGCCCCAATTGAAAATCTTGGGTCACCCTTCGGTTGGCGGGTTTTTGACTCATTGCGGTTGGAGTTCAGTGATCGAGGGACTTGGATTTGGGGTTGCATTGATTTTGTTTCCCGGTGGAATTGCAGATATGGGTTTGATTGGGAGGTTGCTGCACAATAAGGGAATCGGTTTTGAAATTCCACGAGATGATATAAAGGGGTCGTTTACCTGTGACTCGGTGGCTGAGTCGATTCGGCGAGTCATGGTGGAGGAGGAAGGAGAACCACTCCGAGCTAAGTCACGTGAGATGAGACAGATCTTTGGGAATATGGAACTCCAGAACAAGTACTTCAACGAGTTCGAGGAGTTCCTTCTCAGGGGAGCTTAG